A region of the Dreissena polymorpha isolate Duluth1 chromosome 6, UMN_Dpol_1.0, whole genome shotgun sequence genome:
atcatattgttatattattttcttgaatcaataataaatgtaaaaaagtttGTCTGCTGTCCGATTTCGATCCGGGACAATTTGCTTTCAAATCGAACGCCCTACAACGGAGGCCCTAATAtcgtgtttaacccatttaggcctagtggactctcccatccgtctaaattggatcaatttatttccaaaattaggaatgtctagtatatttatttctatatttacaatatttcgtacagaaattccgttaagcaaacagcgtagacccagatgagacgacgctgTTTGcccaggccttttttctagacgctgggcataaatgggttctaAGAACCCCTATCTTGTTTTGATTCTGCCTAATTAGTATGGTTATATGCATATACGCACGTTTTCTTCAATTTAAATTGCATGCAGTTCATTTTTAACTTTAATCACTTCCTACGACTTTGATTGAAAAATGTACATCTTTATATGTTAAGGAATATATTCCAATCACGATCAGAAAAGGTACGGGCGGCTACGATTTCGTCGCAATTACCAGGAAATTAACGAATTTAAGATAGGTCGAATATCGAAATGGTGAAAGTCACATGTATGCATTTACTGTGTATGTCTATTAAGATATGATTTTAGTTATGTGTTTCATACCACATTTATGATTTCACCTTTTACAACTTGGTCAATGAATAGCATGAACACTCTATTTCCAATGCCATGATGCGTATATTATATTACATAACGGTGTACTTTTAACTCATATAGTTTTGTAATTTGTCACGGCTTTTAATTTCTGGAAATGTTAACTTGTTTGTTTTACCTGACGAATTCGTGAATAAACTTTGTAAAGATAAAAACTAGTGGTCATGTTTTTGTTATATCACGTATGCAAATATTGTATTTAACCGCGCTTTTTACCTAGGTGATCGAGGTTCAATGGCCAATCctgaagcatgtgagtttggtttgtggtcaccataccgtACATGTGGGGTTGTCTacgggtactccggcttccccaccccacccctccacaacacaagaccacaccaacatTGAAATCTTTCGCTAACAACTACATGGCTCTACACTGCAGTGATAATTCCAAATTCGTCCAAACTTTTGCGAGTGTATTAGATTATATTAAGTATGTATAAGTACTGGGGCACACTTCGGATCCACAAATAACGCAGCCTCAGGCGCGCAGGGACCTCACCAACTTCGACATATGCACGCATATGTTAATAAGTAACACTGCTGGGCAGCTTTAAGGCAGCCTTCAACTGCCTCTGTACGCATAATATCACAGTCGATGTTAAAAGTCGAGCTTGCTCTAGTAAATATCGGTTTTAAGAAAACAATGAATGTGTTTCTGAAAGTCGTAATTTTGCCTCACTGTAAGCTAGTCCCTTCTACAGATTAAAGTATAGGGACGAAAGTgttcaggggtcgtattccagaagcatcttaagttaaattgtattcttatctTTAACGTTTTTCATTTcgtattgcaatattttttcattaatatttccatgaaaatgacatcattatgtcaatgttattttaggaataccaaaaacatgtgtttccttatttagtaaagaaatacaaaacattgtaattttgaccttaagtgaaattatttattattattaaatgttattaatttgtattattatttcagTGAAGACCAGTCCCATGAGCTTATCATCCCAACCAAGGCCCATCACCCTGGAGCTGCTCGTATCCGTGGATCTACAGAAGACTGGAGATGATGAGAAGAAGCCTCTCCTCGGTGGACTGGACTTCCTGCCGGACGGGAGACTGGTAGCCGTGGATAACAAGAACATGATATGTATCATACTGAATGAGCAACTACAGAGACTTGGAACACCGTACAAGTTCAAGTATCACCCATACAACgtagtatgtgtgtctcatgatGCACTGTGTGTAACGAGTGGTGGTTATAAAGTAGTATGTCTCCTGTCTGTGAGTACAGACAATACCATCACACTGACCAGGGAGATCAAAACATCATCCAAGTTCGACTCTATATGCTGCATGTCTCCATCTAACATGGTCGTGAGTACGTACGATGATCCCCGTCCTGTGAGAATGATATCAGTGGACGGGGTAGAGTCAGACTTTGATCACTCCCTGACGTTTCCTATGAAGACGTACAAAATAGCTGAGAGTAGATGCACGTATGTCCAGTCTAAGAACACGTTAGTACTGACTGACCAACTCGCTCACACAGTGTACGTGTACGACACCGTGAATGGCACATCTAGAGCAGTCACTAATGAGAACATACAGGAGCCTCGTGGTGCCTGTGTAGGGCCTGGTGATACGGTGCTGGTGTGTAGTATGGATAAGAACTCCATCGTGCACCTGAGTGTTGATGGAAACATTATCGGTACCTACCCAGTGGATATGAAGAAACCGACCAGCATAGGTTTGTCTAAGAACGGCACTAGGTTGGCGGTTTCTAACAGTGTTTATGGCAAAAGGAAACTTCATTTGTATAAGATATCACCGGCAATGCATTAGATGACTAGTAAGACGTGATCCATGTGATCATGCAATGATCTACcatcatatatattataaatgctcGGGTATGGTGATGTTTAAATCAATACGGTATACGTTTTGACTGATGAAAACTAAATAGTGTTGTTATTCTTTTTTTTGCACCAGAATTTAAAACTGCCTATGTATTGtgaatttaacattatttaacattagttttgaaacacttaaaataacgTAATTTTTGACAACATATGTCAATAACTTTAAATATACCGCGGATGTAATACTATTTTAATTCCCATTAAATGCAACGTACCTGATGTGTTTTAAGATATACATTATACGGTatactcatgatcgcgttgaaatgTTACATATAGTTTTGTTGTGTCACCATGCTCTTTAAAAAGGCGCGGTTGATGTTcgtcaatatatataaattttcgGCCTATCATTTATACATAGTTTGTATACTTTAATTATGTAgcgggaaaaaaacaacataatatttgTCGTCGGAAATACAATAACCGTTGCATGTTGGGCATTGCACTGTATATTGTAATTGTCTACATTAGCGgataaaataaattacaacaaACGTATAAACAAAACCTATAGTACTGAACAGAACTATGCAggggtttttctagccattttgggaaaaagagtctggtcaaattggattttttttaatcaattaaattGCAAATTTGGGGCTTTTTATCTTCAAAATGGACcatattgggattttttttatcattttatcaacaaatattttcacATCAGGACTAAAtcatatagttatatactttataagatgtttatgaaataacattgtattgaaatataataattattagactcttctttctaaaaaaaatattttttttggaaattggggaAAACAACAATTTTGGTTTGGAATCGGGTCAGTTTGCTTTGATATCCGACTTTTTTTATATAGAAGCAAATACCCTGCTATGCAAATGTTTTGTTACCGTCACAATAAAATGTaagtcatttaaaataatgttttttagcCTTCACAAGTGCTACTCATCAGTGATTTTgttcgctttatattttacagcccgtgccttttcaattgggaaaaagcGAGATAGACAATGAAATtcggaaaaaatataaacattatttatataattattaattacagTTTACCAATTATTTATAAGTACATGTTTGACTGCtttctaaatttattttatgaagtGATAGGGAATTAAATTGcggtataataaactcaataattggtttattggaaaagtttggcatattttgGGGAAATTAAGTTCagattttgggggggggggggggggggggaaatgttACTTGCCATAGGGAAACAGACCTTtgtactttttgcaattgggaaatgGGCTgttattttgggcaaaaaaatcactgtacaTTATTTAAAAGCCGGGAAAGACTGTAATTTTCAGTGTGTCTCGTCTGCCTGCCAATAACCTTATGTACTTTTTTCATTCGACTGTAAATTACACTATGAAAACTATTCATTtcggttgtttttttttcaaaatcattaaGCAAAGTGATGATCGAAAATAAATAATAGCAAATTTTATTAATCTTAGCcttgttattaaaaacaaaagcaaTACTTGCCGGTTGTAATATAATTCTTTTTTCGTGAATTGTTGGGCCGAATACATAAAACTCGTTACCATAGCACCTCTTAACACGAGAAAAATTCTAAAGATCAATGCATTTTTAATCAGAcgaatatttcaatattatttgaTGAACTGATTGTAAATACATATGTCTAAATGGTAAATTAGAcacatataattaatataatctTTGTTTCAATTAATCTATGTAGGAGTTATGCAGAGGGATCTATGCGATTATtgcaattaatgtttaattttgataGGAATGTTAATGTTATATATTTCAAAGCCACACATAAAATATggtatatttattgtaaatattttaattattgttctgAATTCAACCCTTCTTTTTATGTTTAAGCTTCAAAATGAAATCGAAATCAAATAGTTTATTCACGGATCTCTATTATTCATGAAGCgtttttttccaattaaaaaacattttcattttgttacttttcaaaaatgcttttgaaacaaatatggtCAAATGCACcaataaaaacttcaaaacatgccagatacatatgttgctataaacaaaacatgttatacaaCTGTTTAAACATAAACTATTAAAATGTTATTGGTTTCACCATTGAATACTCCACAATAAACAATCTGAACTCctgattttaaaacatttatctgATGATCAGGTTAGGCCTGTTTTAACCTTATTAATTACTTGACACTGATGAATTGTACTTTAGCAACTCATAttggaaaaaacaacatgtttttacgGGTAACCGTCACATACCGGGAAGGAAATACCCGCCTTTACTTTTCGCAATTCATTTTTGTAATGTAAAGAAGaactgttaaaaaaattaaacgaaTACCGATTTTTCTCACTGTTTGAAACTGCCAATATGACTAAACGTGATGCTTTTGTACGTGAGAAATCAAAATAGTGACACCTTTAAGCAGGAATGGTCTGATATTCTTGTCTAGAAatcaatataatgtaaataaaacgtaTGTTGAATATGAATACTACTTAGATTTATTGCCCTCTTTATTATTGCCTTACTGAGTCTTCGTGTGTACTTGTAAAATTAGGAGCTTCTGCCCACCCCTTGAGAATTAAGACCGGAAGAAATTCGCGCAATAAAAACCCTcgtgaagaacgttattgcctttaCTGTAATTCACGGGATAAATAGAATGCAATTCATTCTGCCGTTTTCTACGGGGAAAATACattaacagtatttatttaataaatccaCCTGTTGTTACGTTCCATAGGCTTGTGTATTGGTATGAATGACCTCAacatataaattttaaattattaatctatgtaaatatgtaaagcaCGCCTAAACTTCACAAAACTTTCTAGAAAATACCACTTGATGCCAATTAATAGTTctctgtatttttatttgaaataagtaTGTGTATGTACCGTTAGTTTCTtgatattttgtgaaatattggatttaaagtttttgtttaacAAAAGTATATACAAGTTTATCCTTACTGTCTGTAAAATCAGTACGTTTCTTCTCATCCAACCCGTTGTTGATTTCTGTTTTATTTTGCTTCGAAATTGCATTGAGTTTGCACtatatacgtatatatatattctgttataattatgtaaaagttATATTATATTGACATGGAATGTTACTTTATTTACAACGGTATACATTAAAGAcagtaaatatatgtataagtcCTCATggaaccttttcacgttttggtaaattaacgaaattgaaataaaaaatgtttaagatttgcAAATATTCGTTGTAATTgcgatatttgcgaggaaacagtaatactgaacattttccattctctaaaatatccatataaGCATCTtccgacgatttaaaaaccagaaaataataaagcgtttcaaacgcgaaacgattgaataattttgagcgttctgttgttgtcgctgtATTCTAGTACATTACGAGCACTACTTATATAAAGTCCAAAATACACCACAAActatatgagcacggatggccgaatgaTTTGAGTGCGATTTAGGatgtctttttttctttctttaatttaattcttgttttttacttgagctatttagctccaatgtttaaatttaccaatTTTAACCATgtaatgacaaacgtcaatacaAACCAAtgtatgtgaaaaggtccctttaataaactgttatgttctgttttgtgactttgtttttttatttcacaaaacaTCATACATATAATCACTAATCTGGTGTTAAAACATGTGTGATATATATGTTAAACACTAAGTACTATTTAGACTTGCGTGTTAGCTTCCTTAAAATAAATTGCATAGCATTTTTATCAATACACGTACTTACTACAACTTCGACTTAATATGAACTATAATCGATTGtattatatcattttatattaatataatccATGTATAATAAAgtttttcaaacatgttatactaAGTTTTGTTATTTAGAGTTACACTCAATGTGTTTTACGCGATCAACAGTCGCGTACTTAAAATGAATTCCCAATAATCCCATTTGTAATATTGAGGTTAGTTCTCGTTGTAGCCAATCTTTAAGGGAAGTAACCATATACGGTAAGTATTGTATTGTAAACTGGGGTTATGGTCATCTTATAATAAGGTAAATTATTATACGAATAATGATTAACTTATTGTGCGATGTTGTCTTTTTGAGATAATTCCATATTATTTGATAAATGCCATCAGGGGTTGTTATTATGAAAACTTGCCTGCCAAAATTACACCGACACATGGTCTTATTATAGCTGGACCCTTTTCACATTCCCGATAACGTGTACTGTACGACTTGCCTCCCTTGATAAAACGAATCCTGAACAAGGCTAACGACGTGGAAGCTGAATATAACTATTTAAAGGCATTATCGTGTTCCGCAGAAAAGTATTAAATCACATCATAAAATCGTGTTCAATTTGTCGTCGGACGTATCACGGTTGAAGTTACACAATTTTGTGTATTTGAATATGTATCGAATTTTTaggttataa
Encoded here:
- the LOC127836144 gene encoding uncharacterized protein LOC127836144 isoform X4; its protein translation is MNKQSSGVNTFEKVFSDIRSAAKEMIPRMQEPSDMLEERTANFESSLRQAEKMVKDQDSHNRRLSERCCVLEAALNASQKSQISTDHCRELLPIAKSFEDICVKNEETFVKEMDLLQQEIARREEDIKKLNLSLQSAKSCSKKDRNKWQRQIETHKEHIIILKKKEKILQNRVNTLNETVEVLRPKSAVTFGVSSEPSHQLEQLIAKDAQLKQEYDKIQKELHNHDKLLSGHQDSPTTRGLSTLSTDKFENDEVMLRKHMKTSPMSLSSQPRPITLELLVSVDLQKTGDDEKKPLLGGLDFLPDGRLVAVDNKNMICIILNEQLQRLGTPYKFKYHPYNVVCVSHDALCVTSGGYKVVCLLSVSTDNTITLTREIKTSSKFDSICCMSPSNMVVSTYDDPRPVRMISVDGVESDFDHSLTFPMKTYKIAESRCTYVQSKNTLVLTDQLAHTVYVYDTVNGTSRAVTNENIQEPRGACVGPGDTVLVCSMDKNSIVHLSVDGNIIGTYPVDMKKPTSIGLSKNGTRLAVSNSVYGKRKLHLYKISPAMH
- the LOC127836144 gene encoding uncharacterized protein LOC127836144 isoform X2 gives rise to the protein MNKQSSGVNTFEKVFSDIRSAAKEMIPRMQEPSDMLEERTANFESSLRQAEKMVKDQDSHNRRLSERCCVLEAALNASQKSQISTDHCRELLPIAKSFEDICVKNEETFVKEMDLLQQEIARREEDIKKLNLSLQSAKSCSKKDRNKWQRQIETHKEHIIILKKKEKILQNRVNTLNETVEVLRPKSAVTFGVSSEPSHQLEQLIAKDAQLKQEYDKIQKELHNHDKLLSGHQVNMTDSPTTRGLSTLSTDKFENDEVMLRKHMKTSPMSLSSQPRPITLELLVSVDLQKTGDDEKKPLLGGLDFLPDGRLVAVDNKNMICIILNEQLQRLGTPYKFKYHPYNVVCVSHDALCVTSGGYKVVCLLSVSTDNTITLTREIKTSSKFDSICCMSPSNMVVSTYDDPRPVRMISVDGVESDFDHSLTFPMKTYKIAESRCTYVQSKNTLVLTDQLAHTVYVYDTVNGTSRAVTNENIQEPRGACVGPGDTVLVCSMDKNSIVHLSVDGNIIGTYPVDMKKPTSIGLSKNGTRLAVSNSVYGKRKLHLYKISPAMH